The sequence GATATTTTATAAATTATTATGATAGATAATATTTTTATAATTGGAAAAAGCATAATAATAAACAAGAAAATTAATCCAATTATTCCAATAGCATTTTTTATTAATAAAGAACATCCCATTACTGTATCCGCTGCCTCTGATAAAAAGCCTCCAATAACAGGAACAAAATTATCTATAGCGTATTTTGCTGTTCTTGCTGTAATTCCATCAAAAGAAGAAGAAGCTATCCCTTGAATACTTATTACTCCCACAAAGACAGTCATTACAAATCCTAGTAAAACTATAGAAGTTTGTTTTAATAATCCCGATAATTTTGATATCTGAATTTTTTCACTAATATGATTAATAAGATTTAAAATGCCTCCACAAAAAATCATTGGTATAATAATATTTTTAATAAAAGTACTAAGAGTACTTACAGTTAATATCACCAAAGGCTTAAATAAAGCTGATGAAGTAATAGAACCCATAGACGTTAATAAAGATAATAAAATAGGTAACAATGCTTGCATAAAAGTAACCATTTTATCAATAACATCTATTCCTATTTGTATTGATATAGTAAAACTTTGTATAGCCATTACTAAAATAATCATATAAACAATATTAAAAGCTAACTCACTTACTGTATTATCGAATGTATTTTGAAAATTTTGTAAGATTGCACATATAATAGAAAGTAAAATAATTCTTAAAAGTAAATTTATATTGGTATTAACTTCATTAAACAAATACTTACCTATTCCTGTGAAAAAATCTTTCATATTGAAATTAAGTTCTCCTTTAGCAATAGAAGAAATCATATCTCTTACATTAAATTTTGGTAAATACCCTTCTACATCTTCATTTATATTTCCTATAATATTTTCTACATCATATATATCTATTTGATTTAATAACTCATCTACTAGTTGTCCTAGATTGATATTCTCTTCTTGATTTTCTTCTTTCGCCATAGCTATTGTTGGAATAAATAACAAAATAATCAATAATATAAATATAAATTTTTTCATTTTTTTCTCCTGTTTAAGGTATTATTTTTAAAATTAGATCTAATAAAGCCATTAATATAGGAACTGCTATAATCATAATTAAAACTTTTCCTCCAAATTCTATCTTGGTAGCAATTGATCCTTCTCCTGCATCCTTACACACTTGCGCTCCAAACTCTGTAAGATATGCAATACCAATTATTTTAAAAATAATGTTAATATATTTCATATTAATATCCATTTTAGATGAAAGATCTTGAAAAACTTCTAATACTACTTTCAATTTGGTAATAACAAAAAAGAATATGATAATACCAGCTACCAATCCTATCAACATAGAAAATTCAGGTCTATCTTTTTTAAGAATCACTGATAAAATTGTGGCAATTAATCCTATTGATATAATCTGAATAATCTCCATATTTCAAACACCTCTAATATAATTGGAATATTGCTCTTACAGAATCAAATAATTCTCCTACCATCTCTATTACCATCATTAATACCACAACAATTCCTGTCAATGTAACCATCGTTGCCATTTCGTCTCTTTCCGTTTTTTTTAATACTTGATTTAATACTGCTACTACAATACCAATTCCTGCTATTTTAAAAATCATATTAACATCTGCCATTTTTTCTCTCCTTCTTGTAAAATTTTTATACTAATATAATAATCACAGTAAGCCCAGATAATATTCCTAAGTTTTTATATAATCTTTCATTTTTTATCCATTCTCTCTCTGCATATTCTTGTAATTTTAATAACTGACTTTGAACAAGTTTTGCATTTTTTAGTTGACTTTCTCTATCAGAAGTTCCCAAAATGCTTCCAAAAAAATAAATAACTTCCAAATCTTCTTGAGTAAAAGCTGTATATTTTCTTTCCTTTTCAAAACTTTTTTTCCATATATCTCCTAAACTCTCTCCCTTTCTTTTTTTTAAATTGTTTAAAATATTATTAAAAATTTCTTTTAAAGGCTGTGGTGACTGTTTAGATAACTTTTCCATTACTTCAATAATAGGTGTTGCAGTATAAAATATTTCAATTTCTATCATTTGAAAACTATTTCTAATCTCTTTTAATTGTCTTACCCTTGCTTTATATTTATTTGCCATTAAAAGTCCAATTAAAGTGCTAGATATTAACACAATTGTACTTCCAAAAATTTTAATCAAAAAATATTCCTCCTTATTTTATTTTTTTTAATGTAATCCCTTCTATAATTTCTTCAATAGTTCCAGGACCTTTTCTATTGCTCAAAACAATCATTCTTTGAAATATTTTCTTTTGAATAATCTCTCTTAACACTGGTTTTCTAATAATTTCATCAATATTTTTGCCATGAACCGTTGTTATAAGTTTTATTCCTGCATTTAATGCTTCTTCAATTGCTTCCATGTCCTCTCTACTTCCTATTTCATCTGTAGCAATAATATGAGGAGACATAGAACGAATCAACATAATCATGCCTTGTGCTTTTGGACAAGCATCTAATACATCTGTCCTTATTCCAATATCATTTTGTGGAACTCCTTTATAACATCCTGCTAATTCAGACCTTTCATCTACAATACCAACTTTATATCCCTTAAAACCATTTTTTTCATTTCCATTACTAATCTGTCTAATTAAATCTCTAAGCAAGGTAGTCTTTCCACATTGCGGAGGAGATATAATTAAAGTATGATAAATTTCTTCCTCTGGATGTCTTATATACGAAATAACAGGATTAGCTACTCCTTTTATTTCTTTAGAAATTCTAAAATTAAATCCTGAAATATATTTTAAAGTTCTAATCTTTCCATTTTCTAAAACTGCTTTTCCAGTTAATCCTACTCGATGACCACCCTTTAAAGTTATAAAACCATTTCTTAATTCTTCTTCAATTGCATATAATGAATAATCACTTATCAATTGAAGAATATTTGCAGTATCTTCTTTCTTTACAATATAAGAGTCTTCTAAAAAGTTTGTAAATTTCCCATCTTTTGTTAGCATATAATCTTTATTATTTAAGCTAAGCATCAACGGTCTATTTTCTCTTATCCTTATTTCTTCTACTTTTTGTAAACACCCTCTATCTAATTTTTCTAAAGAAGCTCTTATATTTTTTGATAGAGAAGGAAAAATAATATTTTCTATACTTATAATCGTTTTATTTTTTTTCTCTTGATTTTCTATTAACATAGAAGTTGTCCCCTTTCTTTACTATTACTATTAAAAAACAAACAAATTTATGATTAAAAAATTCTTCTTTTTATTGAAAAATAAAAAGAACCGGATATCCGGTTCTTTAAACATTTATATATATAAATACTTATTAACAATTACAATCTTCATTGTCACAATCACAAGAAAAATCAACTTCAATTTCTTGCTCACAATTTGGACAAGTGATATGATTATTTTCATCTAGCATATCTATATCTACATAAACTATTTCACCACATTCTGGACACTCTATTTCACAAAAATCAATATCTTCTAAATCTTCCATATCATCATAGATCTCTTCCTCCAAATCAGATAAATCTTCATCTATTACTTCTACATAATCTTCTAGATCATTCTGTGCTTCAACTAATCCTTCTAATGCTTCGGAAATATCATCTAAAACATCAACTATATGTAAAAGTACCTTACCTTCTTTTGTAGAGTCAGAAATTCCTAATCCTTCTGTTAATCCTTTTAAATAAGATACCTTTTCATTAATATAGTTCATAATACTTACCTCCTTATTTTTATTAAAATTTATTTCATTTCTTCATTAGTATTCCACTAAACTCTTTCCATATACTCTCCAGTTCGGGTATCTATCCGAATTACATCACCAATATTTACAAATAATGGGACATTAATAGTAGCTCCTGTTTCAACTACAGCTGGCTTATTAGCTCCTGTTGCAGTATCCCCTTTGAATCCTGGTTCCGTTTGCACTACTTCTAATTCTACAAAATTTGGTGGATCTACAGAAAAGGCTTCTCCATTATAAAATTTAATAGTCGCATTCATATTTTCTTTAATATATTTTATAGCCCCTTCTACTTGATCTTTATTTAAAGGAATTTGTTCATAAGTTTCTAAATCCATAAAATAATATAAGTCTCCATCATTATATAAATATTGCATTTCTTTTGTTTCTATATGAGCTTTTGGATACTTATCATTAGGATTAAATGATTTTTCAATCGTAGTACCTGTTTTTATATTTTTAATTTTTGTTCTTACAAAAGCTGCTCCTTTGCCAGGCTTAACATGTTGGAAATCTATCACTGTATATATTTCTCCATCCATTTCAAAGGTAACACCTTTTCTAAAATCGCCTGCTGATATCACAAAAATCCCTCCAATAATATTTTCTTATATTTCATGATTCTGCTTACTTAATATAAATTAACTTTTAATCATTTTATATATTATCACAGTTTTCAATTATTTTATAGCACATTTTTCTAATTTTTGTCTAAAATAGGTCTCTTCATAAATTTTTTTAAAAATCAAAGCATCTTCTGCCATAGTTCCTCTTGATTCACATATGATAACAGGAGTCATATTTTTTTCTACTAAAACTTCTGCTAAAGGATCAAAGTTAGGTCCAAATTGATAATCTGCATAAGTCCAATGTTTCTTCTCGCCTGCTTTAGTAAATTCAATACGACTAAAATGAATATGAATTTTTTTAGCTCTTTCTTGTCCTATTTGCTCTTCTATTTTATCTATAATTTCTTGAAAATCTTTTTTTTCTTTTAAACTTCCTCCATTACGGGCATGTAAATGGCCAAAATCTATCGTAGGAACAATTTTATTATCTAATTTACATAATTCAAGAACTTCTTTAAGCGTTCCTAATTGATTTCTTTTTCCCATAGTTTCAGGGCATAAAACAATATCTTTTAATGGTTTTTTATAAACATAATTAATAACTTCTTCAAAAGTATTCATTGCAATTTTAAAAGCTTTTTGTCTTTCTAATTTTCCTACAGATCCAGGATGAAATACAACCCTCTTAGCTTCCATCCACTCAGCAGCTAATAATGTATCCATAATATATTTTTTAGAATTTTCTCTTTTTTGTCTATCAGGATTTGCTAAATTAATATAATAAGGCGCATGTATACTTAAAAATATATTATTTTTTTTCGCTTCCTCTCCAATCTTTCTCGCAGTTATTTCTTTTATCCTGACACCTTTTGTACAAGAATATTCATATGCACTTAATCCCTTCTCTTTTAACCATTTAGGCATATTTAAAGAAGATTTATAGCCTTCTTCATAAAAAGATTCAGAATTTCCTGAAGGTCCAAACTTTATATTCATAATATCTCCTTTCTGAATTTATACAATGTTACTATCTTTTGATATAAATAACATACTCATTCATTCTTTATATTAGAATTTATATCTTTATCTTGGTTATTCTTTATAGGATCTTCTTCATTTATATCATATTCTCCTTTTAATGTAAAAGGATCTTCTCTTCCATAATTATGGTCCTTTATAAAATCATAATCTATAAATTTAGAATAATTTTCTCTCTCTTTTACTAATGCATAACTTTCTAAAGTAACGTTCGCTAATAGCTGATTTTCATTCTCTTGTAAATCTAAATTTTTAAATTGATACTCTATAATATTAATCTTTCTATCTAATTTTTGTATTTCATCCATATAATTTTTTATCTGACTATAATTTCCTGTAAATATATGATTAATGGAAAATTTCATTAATTTATTCGAAAATTTTTCTTCATTATTATTAGAAGTGGAAATTTCTTCAAATTTTGGGCTTTGTATTGTAAAACTCTTTTGTTGAATGCCTGTTTTATTTGCTATAGATAATATATCTAAATATATTTCAGGAATTCTTGCCTGTGTAGGTAATACAGATTCTATATTTTTCATCTCCTCTTGCATTTTTATTTCTTGTTCATGCAATAAATCTCCTTCGTCTTCGTCCTCTTGTTGTAATATATTTAAAATTAGTGATTTTTCTTTTAATACATTTAAATTTCCATGAATTTTTTTTAACATTGGAAAAAATAAAAAGTTTAGATATACAGCACTTATCATAACAAATCCCAAAATTAATATTAAAAATTTTTCTCTATTGGTCAAAATCATTATCCTTCTTCTCCCCATATGAATAAGTAAAAGTTATATAAAAACTTGGAAAATTAACCTTATCATTATTATCTTCTAAAGAATAGTTTATATTTTGCAAAAAGACATTTTTTACCCCATTTATTTTAGATAAATTCACCATAAAATCAGCTATTTTATTAGGATTAGTAGTTTTCCCTTCTATATGAAAAACATTATTTTCAGTAAAAAAAATATTATTCAATATTACTTCATTAGGAAGTGTCTTTTCTAATTCTTCAAGAAAAACAAAATGATCCATCTTTTTATCATTTAATTTTTTTAATAAATTTTTATGATCTGTAATTACTTTTTGATAAGAAGAAATTTTTAATCGACGCTCTTCCACCTTTCCTAACTTTTGAATATCTGAATTTATGTTCGATACTTTTTTTTCTATATTTAAATTTATCAAAACAAAAATAAAATAAATGAAAAGCAATAAAAAAGCAAAAATCATTACAATACTCATAAATTTTTTTCGCTTTTTATTTTGGTATTTTTTATATAGATCTTCTTCCGGTAATAAATTCATTTCTCTCATTGAACTATTCCTTTCTTAACAATATACCAATCACATCAGATAAATATAAAAGATCTTTTTGAAATATTTCTCTCTTTGTTTTTATATAATCATTTGTTATATAATAATTTCCTAATTGAGTATTAATATGAATATAATTTTCAAAATATTTACAAATTCCTTTCATATTTGCTCCTCCGCCAATTAAATAAATAACATCTAATTTTTTTTCAGCACTTCTAGAAATAAAGTAATCTATAATGCTAAAAAGTTCTGACATAAAATCTTCTAAATAATTTTTTAAAGTATTGTATACCTCTGTATGAGAATTGTCCGTCAAAAAATTATGATTTATTTTCCATTCTTCTGCTGCTTCTTTGTTTATTTTAAAGGCTTGAGCAATAATATTAGTAATATCTCTTCCCCCTCTATAAATAACTCTATTTAAAAAAACTTTCCCAAATTCTAAAATAGTAACCATAGTTTTTTCATTTCCTAAGTCAATAACGGCTATATTTTTATTAAAAGACTTTTGATCTTTAAAAAGATTACCATCTATTTTTTTACTATCAAATAATTTAAGCATATTATTCGAAGAAATATCAATAATATCTATTTTTAATCCTGCATCTTTAAAACTAGTTAAATAATTTACAACAATGTTCTTAGGCAAAACAGCTGCTTGTACTTTTATCATAGAAATTCTTTCTCCATTTTCTATTTTTGTCTCATATTCCTGTAAAATATTAAAATCAACAACATAATTATCGATAGAATTTGGCAGTAAATGTTCTAACTCAAATTTTACTGCTTTCCTTAATTCTCTTTCTTCCATTTTCGGAAATTCAAAAATTCGAAGTATCGTTTCTCCTGAAGAAATACTGACCATAATTTTATGCCTTTTTATTTTATTTCTTTTTTTAAATTGAATGAGCATTTCCGAAATTTTTGATTTATCATAAATTTTTCCATTACTAATTGCATCTTTAGGCGTTGAAATTATTTCATATCCATCTAAATAAAAATATTTATCTTTATTCTTTCCTATGGCAAATTTAATATTTTTCGAGCCAAAATCAAAGGCAACTGCTTGCTTTTTTCTCAATTTTATCCTCCTCTCTTTATTTTATAATACTTCTTTATAATAATTTATTTTTAATATAAAATCTGAAGCTTCAATAAAATTATTTATATTAGGCAAAAAATCTTGTGTATTCATATAGTTGATATTTAATTTTCCATTTTTACTCTTATTTACTATAGTTACACTATCCCTAACAGTAATAAGATTTCCATTAATAGTTGCATTTCCATTCCATATTACTCTGATATTTTCAATTTTAGAATCATTAATGAATAAAATAATTCCATTTAACATACTTTCATTCTTTATCTCTAATATCTCTACATTTTTTAATATAAGTAATCCGCTAAATATCTTTTGATTTTCTAAAACTACTGATTTAAAATCTTCAAGTATATAAACCGGATGATTTTCTACAGCTTCAGAAATGTTATTAGGTAGATCATAAAAGTCATTTTCTTTATTAGATTTTTCTTTTATTGTATTTTCACTATTCTCTAATACTTGTATATAATTATCTATATTTAATCCCAAAGGTTTTTTAGATACTTCTCCAGTAATTTCACATTCATTATTAATTAAACTTCCTAATACGTTCACATCTCCATTAATGGTAACTTGATCTTCCAAATTAAGATTTTTCTGTATAAAAACAGTATATTTTATTAGTTGTTCCAAAGAATATTTATTCGATTTTTCAATTTCTACTTTTATAGTACGTTGTATATTTCCAACTTTACCTGTGGAAGTAATGATCTTAAGATTTTCTCCTATATCTTCTAAAAAAATTTTAAATTGTCCTTGCTCTTTTTGATCTTCATCTTTTAGTGACTGCCAAAGATTAGTTGGAATATAGTTTTCCCAATCATCATTGAGTTGCGCTATTGTTTCTTCTAGTCCTGCCTCTGCTATAAAGTAAGCTTTCTCATAATCGGAAAAATTTTTAGATGTTTTATATTCTATTACTGTAAGAGGTATCATAGTCATTCCAAGGATTGTTAATGTTAACATGATTAAGAGAGTAAATAATAATATGATTCCTTGTTGCTCATTTTTAAACTTTTCCATTATTTCTCTTCCTCTTATTCAAAATTTCTATTAAGATTTATTACTTCTCCTCCAGCTCGAATATTTGATTTTAAATCAAATTCTTTCCCATTTACTTCAGAAGTAATATGTAAATAAAATAAGTATGAATCTACATCTGCGATAAATTGAAATTTTTTTATATTAGAAGCTAATTGAGAAGTACTTCCTAAACCTATAGATTTCAAATTTTGATCTACTTTATACTTCATAAGTATACCTGTTTCTTTATTTAAAAAGTAATAATTATAATATTGAGGCGTCTCCATATCCTGTAAATATAGGATTGTCCAATTATTTTTTATATCATTTTTAATATAAATTTTTTCTGAACTTTTAATTTGCCTCTCAATATACATAAAAGTCCAGCGAGCATTATGATGACTTTCTAATTGATCTTCTGAAGTTTTATAAGAACGTATTCCTATAAAGAACATAGAAACAACTACTGGAAAAATAATTCCTATTAAAGCCATCACTACAATTAGCTCAATAAAAGTAAACCCTTTTTCGCCTTTTTTCAATTTCTTATTTTTTATTGGGAATATAAACTTTAGAAACAACTATCTCTGTACTCCCCTTTCTTATATTAAATACTTTAATTTCAATTTCATATAATATTCCTTTTTCATATAACCCCTTGGAAAAATCTTTTTTTATAGATATTTCACTTTCCGGATACTTTTTTTCGTAATAAGCAATCATTTCACTCGTCTTATAATTTCCATTTACTAACTGACTTTTTATATTTTCCATAATATCTTTAGTTATGACTGTACTTTCAATTATTTCTTTGGAAATTATATTATTTTGAAGAGAAATACTATGAAGTCCTAAAATCGAAACAGCAGTTATTCCCATAAGAGCGATTGAAATTAGTACCTCCACTAAAGTAAATCCACTACTTGTCCTATTCATTTTTCCCTTCTTGATACTTTCCTTCATACATATATATCCTCCCCGAAGTAGGTTGTACTACAATGGTAGCATAATGTCCCCTAGAACTTTTTAAAGTAATATGACCTCCTGCTGATACAGTACCAATTGGCTTTAGCTCTAATTTACTATTCACATAAGTATTAATATAAATTTCTATTCCATCAGACAATAAAATTGTCTTTTCATTTACTATATTTTTATTAATTTTAACAATATCATCATGTGGAAGAATAAAAACCTTTCGCTTTATTCCATCCATAATAGCATTATTCCGAGCCTGTAATATAGAATAATAAATATTTTTAGTCTCTTTTTCTAATTTTTGTCGATCTATAAAATCTTGATATGCAGGAATTGAAACGCCAACAATTCCTAATAGAACTCCAATAATAGCTATTACCAAAATAATTTCAATTAATGTAAAACCATACTCTCCCTTTTTCATT is a genomic window of Garciella nitratireducens DSM 15102 containing:
- a CDS encoding PilW family protein, whose amino-acid sequence is MKKGEKGFTFIELIVVMALIGIIFPVVVSMFFIGIRSYKTSEDQLESHHNARWTFMYIERQIKSSEKIYIKNDIKNNWTILYLQDMETPQYYNYYFLNKETGILMKYKVDQNLKSIGLGSTSQLASNIKKFQFIADVDSYLFYLHITSEVNGKEFDLKSNIRAGGEVINLNRNFE
- a CDS encoding PilN domain-containing protein — protein: MREMNLLPEEDLYKKYQNKKRKKFMSIVMIFAFLLLFIYFIFVLINLNIEKKVSNINSDIQKLGKVEERRLKISSYQKVITDHKNLLKKLNDKKMDHFVFLEELEKTLPNEVILNNIFFTENNVFHIEGKTTNPNKIADFMVNLSKINGVKNVFLQNINYSLEDNNDKVNFPSFYITFTYSYGEKKDNDFDQ
- a CDS encoding TIM barrel protein gives rise to the protein MNIKFGPSGNSESFYEEGYKSSLNMPKWLKEKGLSAYEYSCTKGVRIKEITARKIGEEAKKNNIFLSIHAPYYINLANPDRQKRENSKKYIMDTLLAAEWMEAKRVVFHPGSVGKLERQKAFKIAMNTFEEVINYVYKKPLKDIVLCPETMGKRNQLGTLKEVLELCKLDNKIVPTIDFGHLHARNGGSLKEKKDFQEIIDKIEEQIGQERAKKIHIHFSRIEFTKAGEKKHWTYADYQFGPNFDPLAEVLVEKNMTPVIICESRGTMAEDALIFKKIYEETYFRQKLEKCAIK
- the spoIIIAE gene encoding stage III sporulation protein AE, translating into MKKFIFILLIILLFIPTIAMAKEENQEENINLGQLVDELLNQIDIYDVENIIGNINEDVEGYLPKFNVRDMISSIAKGELNFNMKDFFTGIGKYLFNEVNTNINLLLRIILLSIICAILQNFQNTFDNTVSELAFNIVYMIILVMAIQSFTISIQIGIDVIDKMVTFMQALLPILLSLLTSMGSITSSALFKPLVILTVSTLSTFIKNIIIPMIFCGGILNLINHISEKIQISKLSGLLKQTSIVLLGFVMTVFVGVISIQGIASSSFDGITARTAKYAIDNFVPVIGGFLSEAADTVMGCSLLIKNAIGIIGLIFLFIIMLFPIIKILSIIIIYKISAAIIEPIADGRIVNSLNDISKSLTLILASIISVGIMFFLVITIIIGTGNATVMMR
- a CDS encoding PilX N-terminal domain-containing pilus assembly protein, which produces MEKFKNEQQGIILLFTLLIMLTLTILGMTMIPLTVIEYKTSKNFSDYEKAYFIAEAGLEETIAQLNDDWENYIPTNLWQSLKDEDQKEQGQFKIFLEDIGENLKIITSTGKVGNIQRTIKVEIEKSNKYSLEQLIKYTVFIQKNLNLEDQVTINGDVNVLGSLINNECEITGEVSKKPLGLNIDNYIQVLENSENTIKEKSNKENDFYDLPNNISEAVENHPVYILEDFKSVVLENQKIFSGLLILKNVEILEIKNESMLNGIILFINDSKIENIRVIWNGNATINGNLITVRDSVTIVNKSKNGKLNINYMNTQDFLPNINNFIEASDFILKINYYKEVL
- the pilM gene encoding type IV pilus assembly protein PilM, which translates into the protein MRKKQAVAFDFGSKNIKFAIGKNKDKYFYLDGYEIISTPKDAISNGKIYDKSKISEMLIQFKKRNKIKRHKIMVSISSGETILRIFEFPKMEERELRKAVKFELEHLLPNSIDNYVVDFNILQEYETKIENGERISMIKVQAAVLPKNIVVNYLTSFKDAGLKIDIIDISSNNMLKLFDSKKIDGNLFKDQKSFNKNIAVIDLGNEKTMVTILEFGKVFLNRVIYRGGRDITNIIAQAFKINKEAAEEWKINHNFLTDNSHTEVYNTLKNYLEDFMSELFSIIDYFISRSAEKKLDVIYLIGGGANMKGICKYFENYIHINTQLGNYYITNDYIKTKREIFQKDLLYLSDVIGILLRKE
- a CDS encoding type IV pilus modification PilV family protein; translation: MKESIKKGKMNRTSSGFTLVEVLISIALMGITAVSILGLHSISLQNNIISKEIIESTVITKDIMENIKSQLVNGNYKTSEMIAYYEKKYPESEISIKKDFSKGLYEKGILYEIEIKVFNIRKGSTEIVVSKVYIPNKK
- a CDS encoding CD1247 N-terminal domain-containing protein; the protein is MNYINEKVSYLKGLTEGLGISDSTKEGKVLLHIVDVLDDISEALEGLVEAQNDLEDYVEVIDEDLSDLEEEIYDDMEDLEDIDFCEIECPECGEIVYVDIDMLDENNHITCPNCEQEIEVDFSCDCDNEDCNC
- the spoIIIAC gene encoding stage III sporulation protein AC, which codes for MADVNMIFKIAGIGIVVAVLNQVLKKTERDEMATMVTLTGIVVVLMMVIEMVGELFDSVRAIFQLY
- the spoIIIAB gene encoding stage III sporulation protein SpoIIIAB, which produces MIKIFGSTIVLISSTLIGLLMANKYKARVRQLKEIRNSFQMIEIEIFYTATPIIEVMEKLSKQSPQPLKEIFNNILNNLKKRKGESLGDIWKKSFEKERKYTAFTQEDLEVIYFFGSILGTSDRESQLKNAKLVQSQLLKLQEYAEREWIKNERLYKNLGILSGLTVIIILV
- a CDS encoding pilus assembly FimT family protein, with the translated sequence MKKGEYGFTLIEIILVIAIIGVLLGIVGVSIPAYQDFIDRQKLEKETKNIYYSILQARNNAIMDGIKRKVFILPHDDIVKINKNIVNEKTILLSDGIEIYINTYVNSKLELKPIGTVSAGGHITLKSSRGHYATIVVQPTSGRIYMYEGKYQEGKNE
- the efp gene encoding elongation factor P, whose translation is MISAGDFRKGVTFEMDGEIYTVIDFQHVKPGKGAAFVRTKIKNIKTGTTIEKSFNPNDKYPKAHIETKEMQYLYNDGDLYYFMDLETYEQIPLNKDQVEGAIKYIKENMNATIKFYNGEAFSVDPPNFVELEVVQTEPGFKGDTATGANKPAVVETGATINVPLFVNIGDVIRIDTRTGEYMERV
- the spoIIIAA gene encoding stage III sporulation protein AA gives rise to the protein MLIENQEKKNKTIISIENIIFPSLSKNIRASLEKLDRGCLQKVEEIRIRENRPLMLSLNNKDYMLTKDGKFTNFLEDSYIVKKEDTANILQLISDYSLYAIEEELRNGFITLKGGHRVGLTGKAVLENGKIRTLKYISGFNFRISKEIKGVANPVISYIRHPEEEIYHTLIISPPQCGKTTLLRDLIRQISNGNEKNGFKGYKVGIVDERSELAGCYKGVPQNDIGIRTDVLDACPKAQGMIMLIRSMSPHIIATDEIGSREDMEAIEEALNAGIKLITTVHGKNIDEIIRKPVLREIIQKKIFQRMIVLSNRKGPGTIEEIIEGITLKKIK
- the spoIIIAD gene encoding stage III sporulation protein AD, encoding MEIIQIISIGLIATILSVILKKDRPEFSMLIGLVAGIIIFFFVITKLKVVLEVFQDLSSKMDINMKYINIIFKIIGIAYLTEFGAQVCKDAGEGSIATKIEFGGKVLIMIIAVPILMALLDLILKIIP
- the pilO gene encoding type 4a pilus biogenesis protein PilO, with amino-acid sequence MILTNREKFLILILGFVMISAVYLNFLFFPMLKKIHGNLNVLKEKSLILNILQQEDEDEGDLLHEQEIKMQEEMKNIESVLPTQARIPEIYLDILSIANKTGIQQKSFTIQSPKFEEISTSNNNEEKFSNKLMKFSINHIFTGNYSQIKNYMDEIQKLDRKINIIEYQFKNLDLQENENQLLANVTLESYALVKERENYSKFIDYDFIKDHNYGREDPFTLKGEYDINEEDPIKNNQDKDINSNIKNE